The following proteins come from a genomic window of Musa acuminata AAA Group cultivar baxijiao chromosome BXJ1-7, Cavendish_Baxijiao_AAA, whole genome shotgun sequence:
- the LOC103991937 gene encoding uncharacterized protein LOC103991937: MALYGTSDALMCREFPTTLRGLARTWFSQLRQSLVSSFDQLAGEFEQNFLTSASPRASMTTLLVLYQCEDELLSQFVPCFATEIWGFLDVHPSLILQAFLMGLKPSRFFWSLIEKRPTTTSEMLQRANQYIVAEALVAERHMEGKRSRAELSRGTTSVAPATPHRELGRQELLLPRPRPLPLNTSHTEIFLQIKEIGLLQQPRPMKATHKDRSKYCRFHRDYGHDTEDYRDLQNQIEALIRRGQLRHYLKSSKAIPHPKGPIERQIDVIFEVLAAGGSSSATRKAYAHSTVEKHPRPKVT, translated from the coding sequence atggccctctatggcacctctgatgcattgatgtgccgggAATTTCCAACCACTCTGAGGGGGCTGGCACGAACATGGTTCAGCCAGCTACGCCAATCCTTAGTCTCATCCTTCGACCAACTTGCCGgggagttcgagcaaaacttcctcACCAGCGCATCACCCAGGGCTTCCATGACCACCCTGCTCGTGCTATACCAGTGCGAAGACGAGTTGCTCTCTCAGTTCGTGCCATGTTTTGCCACCGAGATTTGGGGTTTTTTGGATGTTCACCCCTCTCTAATCTTGCAGGCCtttctgatgggtttgaagccttcgaggttcttctggtcgctgatTGAGAAGCGGCCAACGACCACCTCCGAAATGCTTCAACGCGCCAACCAATACATCGTCGCCGAGGCATTGGTGGCGGAAAGGCACATGGAAGGCAAGAGGTCAAGGGCGGAACTGTCCCGAGGAACAACCTCAGTAGCCCCGGCAACACCCCACCGCGAGCTCGGCCGGCAAGAGTTATTGCTCCCGAGGCCCCGGCCTCTCCCCTTGAATACGTCCCacaccgagatcttcctccaaattaAAGAGATAGGTCTCTTGCAACAACCTCGTCCTATGAAGGCCACTCACAAAGATCGATCTAAATATTGTAGGTTCCATCGGGACTACGGTCATGACACAGAGGACTATcgtgacctccagaatcaaatagAGGCACTGATCCGGAGAGGCCAACTCAGGCATTACCTCAAATCCTCGAAGGCGATTCCACACCCCAAGGGACCCATCGAGAGACAAATCGACGTCATCTTCGAGGTACTAGCGGCCGGTGGCAGTAGCTCTGCGACGAGAAAGGCCTACGCCCACAGCACTGTTGAGAAACATCCCCGGCCCAAAGTGACCTAG
- the LOC135678889 gene encoding protein ROLLING AND ERECT LEAF 2-like gives MGCSASRLEDEEAVQMCKERRNFIKQAIEQRIRFASGHIAYIQSLKRISRALCDFVDGHEHYDSFSDSFTTPPFTPVKKLSPEIIGIPFKSSASTLNQPEKIIGVPFRSSASAQNRSRESTLHIARYLRSGGSTSVSVEECPQPTETVRINSYYPMDHYGSDDFFATQSTPLNSSFFSSTYDRPSYPPASPRNSQWDSFWNPFSSLDTYGYAYQGSFDQVINDDDIAGLRQVREEEGIPELEEEGTRGEEECVQPEIQNERHEVDSGHTRIKDAGENSSGAKNKNRKKREVKEHQSKNLETIEVSETKDAIEIKITKEKEVVGKRESAEETPGFTVYLNRRPTSMTEIMKDIECQFIRICDCAHEVSVLLEASRAQYSSTSSEIAVKMMNPIVLFRSASSRSSSSRFFHAAPSSGYDGYESSSDYSQESCMISGSHQSTLDRLYEWEKKLYEEVKAGERIRIAFEKKYMQLRNQDVHGEEPSAVEKTRAVVRDLHTRLKVSIHSVESVSKRIETLRDEELHPQLIELLQGLAKMWRTTADCHRIQKRTIDEAKLLILASAAAAGKGSEDAAPQPRHPRAAAALEAELRNWRACLEAWVAAQRAYARALAGWALRCGDPGGGGARSPLSPPRPSGGAPAVLGLCVQWSRLLESVGEAQVVDGLDFFAAGIGSVSGRAAAEEGEGDDAAAAAAMATAEMARRVLCAGMSVAVSSLADFAARSAEGYEVLVRWGGDRRAES, from the exons ATGGGATGTTCTGCTTCGAGGTTGGAAGATGAAGAAGCTGTCCAGATGTGCAAGGAAAGACGAAATTTCATAAAACAGGCGATCGAGCAGAGGATACGCTTTGCCTCCGGGCACATCGCTTATATTCAGTCTCTAAAGCGCATCTCCCGTGCTCTATGTGATTTTGTTGACGGACATGAACACTATGATTCATTTTCAGATTCATTCACGACACCGCCATTCACGCCTGTGAAGAAATTAAGCCCAGAAATCATTGGTATTCCCTTCAAGTCCTCTGCATCAACACTAAACCAGCCTGAGAAAATCATCGGGGTTCCATTTAGGTCCTCAGCATCGGCACAAAACCGGTCTAGGGAAAGCACTTTACATATTGCAAGATACTTGAGATCAGGAGGAAGTACTTCGGTATCTGTTGAAGAGTGTCCTCAGCCAACAGAAACAGTGAGAATTAACTCTTATTACCCTATGGATCATTATGGAAGTGATGACTTTTTTGCCACACAGTCCACACCATTAAACTCTTCATTCTTTTCTTCAACTTATGATAGGCCAAGCTACCCGCCGGCGTCACCTCGAAATTCACAGTGGGACTCATTTTGGAATCCTTTCTCTTCACTGGACACATATGGATATGCATACCAGGGCAGTTTTGATCAGGTGATTAATGATGATGATATAGCAGGATTAAGGCAGGTTAGAGAAGAAGAAGGAATTCCAGAATTGGAAGAAGAAGGAACGAGAGGGGAAGAAGAGTGTGTGCAACCAGAAATCCAGAATGAAAGACATGAAGTCGATTCGGGACATACTAGAATAAAGGATGCAGGTGAAAATTCTTCAGGAGCCAAAAATAAAAATCGTAAAAAGCGTGAGGTGAAGGAACATCAATCTAAGAATTTGGAGACCATTGAAGTCTCAGAAACAAAAGATGCCATAGAAATTAAAATAACTAAAGAGAAGGAGGTGGTAGGAAAGAGAGAGTCTGCAGAAGAAACCCCTGGATTTACCGTTTATCTGAACCGAAGACCAACAAGTATGACAGAAATCATGAAAGACATTGAGTGCCAATTTATACGGATTTGTGACTGTGCTCATGAGGTTTCAGTATTGTTGGAAGCAAGCCGAGCCCAGTACTCATCAACTTCTAGTGAAATTGCTG TTAAAATGATGAACCCAATTGTTTTATTCCGGTCTGCATCATCACGCTCGTCGTCTTCTAGGTTCTTTCATGCTGCTCCCAGTTCAGGATATGATGGTTATGAAAGCAGCAGTGACTATTCCCAGGAATCCTGCATGATATCAGGGAGCCACCAATCAACATTGGATAGGTTATATGAATGGGAGAAGAAATTATATGAGGAGGTTAAG GCTGGAGAGCGGATAAGAATTGCATTTGAGAAGAAATACATGCAACTGAGGAACCAAGATGTGCATGGTGAAGAGCCTTCTGCTGTTGAAAAAACAAGAGCAGTCGTAAGAGATCTGCATACCCGATTAAAAGTTTCTATACATTCAGTTGAGTCAGTGTCAAAAAGAATAGAAACTTTGCGGGATGAGGAATTGCATCCGCAGCTGATCGAGCTACTACAAGG GTTAGCGAAGATGTGGAGGACGACCGCGGACTGTCACCGGATCCAGAAGCGCACGATAGACGAGGCCAAGCTCCTGATCCTCgcgtccgccgccgccgccgggaaGGGCTCGGAGGACGCGGCACCGCAGCCACGGCATCCCCGGGCGGCCGCGGCGCTCGAGGCGGAGCTCCGGAACTGGCGGGCGTGCCTCGAGGCGTGGGTCGCGGCCCAGCGGGCCTACGCCCGCGCCCTGGCCGGGTGGGCACTCCGCTGCGGTGACCCCGGGGGCGGCGGCGCGCGGTCCCCGCTCTCCCCGCCGCGGCCCTCGGGTGGCGCGCCGGCTGTGCTGGGCCTGTGCGTGCAGTGGTCGCGGCTGCTGGAGTCGGTGGGGGAGGCGCAGGTGGTGGACGGCCTGGACTTCTTCGCGGCCGGGATCGGGTCGGTGAGCGGGAGGGCGGCGGCCGAGGAGGGGGAGGGAGACGAcgccgcggcggcagcggcgatgGCGACGGCGGAGATGGCCAGGAGGGTGCTGTGTGCAGGGATGTCGGTGGCCGTCAGCTCGCTGGCCGACTTCGCCGCGAGGTCGGCGGAGGGGTACGAAGTCCTGGTGCGGTGGGGCGGCGATCGAAGGGCAGAATCGTAA
- the LOC135678890 gene encoding uncharacterized protein LOC135678890, whose amino-acid sequence MEPSMLGSSSTSQKRFPKLRGVRWRIDLGVLPSSLSASIDDLRCATADARRRYASLRRRMLMDFHLPRAVDRSPDLTMDNPLSQNPDSTWSRFFKNVELEKLIDQDLSQLHRAHGSYFQTPTCQTMLRRMLLLWCLRHPEYGYRREMHELLTPLVYVLLVDLDHLSQVQKAYESHFSEFDEMSFSELNQVSDNRFRRSISGGMEIEKEGNQNGIAKVHSIDELDPHTKEILLLSDSYGAEGELGVLLSERFLEHDVYSMFDSLMNGARGVVAMADLFSSSPVVFEVSSSFYYLLSMVDSTLYSHLVELGVEPQYFALRWLHVLFGREFDFDDLLMIWDELFSSPNSICIDKDAKYRFKILCAPRGAFIASVAVAMLLHLRSSLLATENATFCLQRILSFPKNPDMKILLEKAKSLEILAIDSNKLLSSSQETSNKNKLAITRGYNLSSGSSSARTPPNQVPDSYWEEKWNLLHKTEETMMRSDGFLDSSGMKFLGERSILSRTASHPSPADGGGRKNKHFSVRHKLLDDFSQDINSVVEHMNSKQSNFLVSNNIESSPLEVNAGNHFMEELNDDNNIRRVTSDRTAEETCLSGECSSIFFIATHHSLSKNKDNDSDKSSITSNSCICDNDQEASIMEELCCRSYNNQLVRDDEVVSAANDEPKSGQEFVSDDGKPLTSKFQWFWKFSRSSAEGTLEKGGNQESERSSAAENTKNSCSTPTFVQTSNSQYVSKRGDVGDNKVLGTLRILGQSMLENIQVIETVFQQDRVQSLSLESFSNNILGGKGQATAVSALKELRKISSLLCEM is encoded by the exons ATGGAACCCTCAATGCTGGGCTCATCATCGACGTCCCAGAAGAGATTCCCTAAGCTTCGAGGTGTCCGATGGCGCATTGATCTCGGAGTACTGCCGAGTTCGCTGTCGGCGTCTATCGATGATCTTCGCTGTGCAACCGCAGATGCCCGGAGGAG ATATGCTAGTCTGAGGCGTCGTATGCTAATGGATTTTCATCTCCCAAGGGCTGTGGATAGATCTCCTGATCTTACCATGGACAATCCCTTGTCACAAAATCCAG ACAGCACATGGAGTCGCTTTTTCAAGAATGTGGAGTTGGAGAAACTAATTGACCAAGATTTGTCGCAGTTGCATCGAGCACATGGTAGCTACTTTCAGACACCTACATGCCAAACTATGTTGAGGAGAATGTTATTATTGTGGTGTCTCCGGCACCCAGAGTATGGATATCGACGAG AAATGCATGAACTTTTGACTCCTCTAGTCTATGTGCTTCTTGTCGATCTGGATCACCTTTCTCAAGTGCAAAAAGCTTATGAGAGTCATTTtagtgaatttgatgaaatgtccTTCTCGGAATTAAATCAGGTCTCCGACAACAGATTTAGAAGATCTATTAGTGGGGGCATGGAGATCGAAAAAGAAGGCAATCAAAATGGCATTGCTAAAGTTCACAGTATAGATGAGCTTGATCCTCACACCAAAGAAATCCTTTTGTTGAGTGATTCTTATGGAGCTGAAGGCGAGTTGGGAGTTCTTTTATCTGAGAGATTCTTGGAACATGATGTATATAGTATGTTTGACAGTTTAATGAACGGAGCACGTGGGGTGGTTGCTATGGCCGACCTTTTCTCATCATCTCCAGTAGTGTTTGAAGTATCATCATCATTTTACTATTTGTTATCGATGGTAGATTCAACTCTTTACAGTCATCTTGTTGAGCTTGGTGTGGAACCTCAGTACTTTGCCCTCCGATGGCTGCATGTTCTTTTTGGAAGGGAGTTTGACTTTGATGATCTTTTAATGATTTGGGATGAattgttttcttctccaaatagtATATGCATAGACAAAGATGCAAAATACAGATTCAAGATCTTATGTGCTCCTCGAGGAGCATTTATAGCTTCAGTGGCTGTTGCAATGCTTCTTCATCTAAGATCTTCACTGTTAGCCACTGAAAATGCAACATTTTGCCTCCAAAGGATATTGAGTTTTCCCAAGAATCCAGACATGAAGATTCTTTTAGAGAAGGCCAAATCATTGGAGATCCTTGCTATTGATTCAAACAAGTTGTTATCATCATCCCAGGAAACTTCTAACAAGAACAAGTTGGCCATTACAAGAGGTTACAATCTTTCATCGGGTTCAAGTTCTGCTAGGACTCCACCAAATCAAGTACCAGATAGTTATTGGGAAGAGAAATGGAACCTATTGCATAAGACTGAAGAAACCATGATGAGAAGTGATGGATTTTTAGATTCAAGTGGAATGAAGTTTTTGGGTGAAAGATCTATTCTATCTAGGACAGCGTCACACCCTTCTCCCGCAGATGGTGGTGGGAGGAAGAATAAACATTTTTCTGTCAGACATAAGCTGTTGGATGATTTTTCTCAAGATATTAATTCTGTGGTGGAACATATGAACTCCAAACAGAGTAACTTTCTTGTTTCAAATAACATAGAATCCTCACCCTTGGAAGTAAATGCTGGAAACCATTTCATGGAGGAACtgaatgatgataataatattagACGAGTGACTTCTGACCGAACAGCTGAAGAGACATGTTTGAGTGGAGAGTGCTCTTCAATTTTCTTCATAGCAACCCATCATAGCTTGAGCAAGAACAAAGATAATGACTCAGATAAAAGTAGCATCACCTCAAATTCATGTATTTGTGACAATGATCAAGAGGCATCTATCATGGAAGAACTTTGCTGCAGAAGTTACAATAATCAATTAGTTAGAGATGATGAAGTTGTATCAGCTGCTAATGATGAACCTAAATCAGGACAAGAATTTGTTTCAGATGACGGAAAGCCACTCACTAGTAAATTCCAGTGGTTTTGGAAGTTTAGCAGAAGTTCTGCTGAAGGAACCTTGGAAAAGGGAGGAAATCAGGAATCAGAAAGATCCTCTGCTGCGGAAAATACCAAGAACAGCTGCAGCACTCCAACTTTTGTTCAAACCAGCAATTCCCAATATGTGAGCAAGAGGGGAGATGTAGGAGACAACAAAGTTCTTGGCACTTTGAGGATTCTTGGACAATCCATGCTTGAGAATATACAA GTGATCGAGACAGTTTTCCAGCAAGACCGAGTCCAATCCCTCTCATTAGAGAGCTTCTCAAATAACATTCTTGGAGGTAAAGGTCAAGCTACCGCAGTGTCTGCCCTGAAGGAGCTTCGGAAGATTAGCAGCCTGCTTTGCGAGATGTAA